AAATCGTTATTCAACAAGTGCAACAAGCTCTCCTAACAGGAGCATGCTTCATCAGCGGCCATGCCCCGGTGCAGGCGCGGCGTTCAGATATGGCCGCTCTCCACCGAGCAGACCTGCATGCTGAGGCGGCGCAGCAGCTCGGCCGTGCGGCGCATCAGTGGTGTGGACTTCTTTTTGGCGGGCTGCACCAGGCACAAGGTGCTGACGATATGCGGCGACTTGATGGGTACCTCCACCAGCGCAGCGTCCGTGGCATGACTGTGCATGGCGCTATCGGTCAGCGCCGCATAGCCATAGCCGCCGCGCACCAGATCCAGAATGGCCGGCACGCTGGAAACCTCCCAGACCACATTGAGCTTGACCTGGGACAGCGTGGCCTGGGCCTCCATCAGCTTGCGGAAAATCTGCCCGTGCTGGGGCATGATCAACGGGAACTCGGCCAGATGCTCGAACGGGATGCTGGTGCGCCCTGCCAGCGTGCTGGCCGGGCCGATCAGGCACAGGCGCTCCTCGAGCACGGGCGAGACCTCGATCTGCGGATGGGGCTCGGGCGTGTAGACCAGCCCCAGATCCATGCGTCCCGAAGTCAGCCACTCCGAGATATTCATGGAGAAGCCTTCGACCACCGCCAGCCTGGCCTTGGGCATCTCGCGGCTGAAGCCGTCGATCAGGGGCAGGGTCAGGCGCCGCGCCAGACTCGGCGGCAGGCCCACGGTGATGCGCCCCACGGGCTCGTCGCGCTGACTGCCCAGATCTTCCTTGGCCATGGCCACGCGTTGCATGATGGCGTGACCATGCTCGAGCAGGCGGCGCCCCGCATCGGTCAGCGTCACGCCACGCCCGGTACGGATCAGCAAGGTCTCGCGCAACTCGGTTTCAAGGGCCCGCACCTGACGGCTGAGCGCCGGCTGGGCCGTGTCCAGCAGTACTGCAGCCTTGCTGAAGCTCCCCACTTCGGCCACCCGAACAAAGGTCTCTATCTGCTGCAGATTCATGCTCACACCTTTCAAAACAAGCTATGCTATTTTGCTATAGCTGCTAGCCTCAGCTAGACCTAGGTGTTTATGACCCAAGTGACACAATGTAATTAACTGGGCCTAAATATCTAAAAATAACAGCCGACGATATCAACAATGCGTGGTCCACACGCAATTCATCATCGACGTCCTTCCAGGGAGACAAAATGACCCATCAGCTCAATATGAGCCGTCGCCAAGCTGCATTCGCACTCGGCGCGATTGCCGCAGCCGTGGCAGCCCCCTCTTTCGCCCAGAGCGACAAGTGGCCCACCAAGTCCTCGCGCATCATCAACCCCTTCCCTGTAGGCGGCGGCCCCGATGGCATCTCGCGCCTGGTGGCCGACAAGCTGGGCCGCGCCTGGGGCCAGCCCGTGGTGGTGGAAAACCGTCCCGGCGGCAACGGCTTCATCGCCATCAACGAATTCAAGCGTGGCGCGACCGACGGCACCGACATGATCCAGCTGGACAACGTCCACATCGCGGCCTACCCCCACCTGTTCAAGAAGCTGCCCTACGACCTGAACAAGGACTTCGACATCCTGATGCCCTTGTTCCGCAACTACTTCTTTGTCTGCGTGCCCGTCAACAGCCCCTACAAGACCATCGGCGATCTGATCGCCGATGCCAAGGCGCATCCCGGCAAGCTGAACTACGGCTCCTGGTCCGTGGGCAACCCCGTGCACCTGGGCTCGGCGCTGCTGGAAAACCAGACCGGCACCAAGATGGAGCACGTGATCTACAAGGAAACCAGCCAGCTGTACCAGGGCGTTGCCAATGGCGAGCTGACCTTTGCCCTGGGCTCTCTGGGCACGGCAGGTCCTCTGGTGCGTGGCGGCAAGCTGCGCTTCCTGGCGGTGGCGGCTCCCAGCCGCATTGCCGGCTTCGAGAACGTGCCCACGGTGTCCGAATCGGGCGGCCCCAAGGATTTCGCAGCCATCGGCTGGAACGCCCTGGCCGTGCGCCCCGGCACCCCTGCCGCCGTGGTCGAGAAGATCCGCACCGACGTCCGTCAGGCGCTGACCGGCCAGGACGTGAAGGAGAAGTTCGCCGCCTTCGGCTACGAGTCCTTCAACCCCACGCCCGCAGAATTCAAGGCCTTCATGGCTTCCGAGAGCAAGCGCTTTGGCGAGGTGATCAAGAAGGCCGGTCTGGCTCTGGACTGATCCAGCCCGCCCATCCGTAAAGAAGCCGCCTCTTGAAGGCGGCTTTTTCATGCGCTACGGCATCCGTAAAAACGCCCGATGCATCACACCGGGCGTTTTGCAGAGAAGCGCGCAACCTTCTTACTGATCGCGGGCCTCGATGGCACGGTTGATGCCCAGTGCAGCCAGCGTGCACAAGGCACCCGACAGCAGATAGATACCCAGAGCCACCAGTCCGAACTTGGCCGAGACACCCAGGGCCACCAGAGGCGCAAACGCCGCACCGATGAGCCAGGCCATGTCCGTGGACAGGGCCGCACCGGTGTAACGGTAGCGCGACGAGAAGTTGGAAGTCACCGTGCCCGAGGCCTGGCCGTAGGACAGACCCAGCAGCACAAAGCCCACCAGGATGAACACATTGTTGCCGGTGCTGCCGCTGCCCAGCAGCCAGGGTGCCAGAAAGCTGAAGATGCCGATCAGGCAGGCCATGGTGCCCAGGGTGTTGCGGCGACCCACACGATCCGCCAGCCAGCCCGAGAGGATCATGGCCGCACCGGCCAGCAGCGCCCCGATGATCTGCACCACCAGCACCTCCGTCACGGACTGGTTGGAATACATGGAAATCCAGGACAGCGGGAACACGGTCACCAGATGAAACAGCGCGAAGCTGGCCAGCGCGGCAAAAGCCCCGATCATCACATTGCGGCCTTCGTTGGTCATGAGACTGCTCACGCTGATGGGCTCCAGCTCACGCTCCTGCAGAAGCTGGGCATAGGACTGGCCCACAACCAGACGCAAGCGGGCAAACAGCGCCACCACGTTGATGGCGAAGGCCACGCAGAAGGGGTAGCGCCAGCCATAGCTCATGAACTCGTCGGCCGTCAGGCTGGAGTACAGAAAGGCAAACAGCGCGGCAGCAATGATGAAACCCAGCGGTGCCCCGAGCTGACCAATCATCGAGTACCAGCCGCGCTTGTTCTGCGGGGCCGACATGGCCAGCAGCGAGGGCAGTCCGTCCCAGGAACCACCCAGTGCCAGACCCTGACCTATGCGCAACATCACAAGCGCCCAGACGGCCTTCATGCCTGCGGTTTCAAAGCTGGGCAAAAAGGTCATGCCCACCGTGCACACGCCCAGCAATAGCAGCGCCAGGGTCAGCTTGGTGGCACGGCCCCAGCGGCGCTGCACGGCCATGGACAGCGCCGTGCCCACGGGGCGGGCCACAAAGGCCAGCGAAAATATGGCAAACGCAGCCAGCGTGCCATCAAGCTTGGACATGTAGGGAAACAGCAGCGAGGGAAACACCAGCACGCAGGCGATGCCGAACACGAAGAAGTCGAAGTACTCGGAAGAGCGCCCGATGATCACCCCCACGGCAATCTCGCCAGGGGTCACATCCTCGTCGGTATCCGCATAGGCCAAGGTTTCCGAGTTCTCATAGTCTTGCTGAGTAAGACCAATGGACGGGTTCATGCTTGTCATAAAGGTACAACTCCTTGTCTTACTTTTCAGTCCCGGGGACGCTTTCAGTTCTACGCCCAAGCATGTGCAGCCGCAATAGAGTTTTTGCTCTGAGCACTGTCAGACCAGCACCGCGCAGCCCCCGTTTCTGAGGGCTGATTTGACAATTTCAAGCCCTGTCAGATCAAAGTTTGTCCACACGCCAAAGCTGCTAAACCCTTGTCGCATAGCGCATTTCCAATCCCGAGACGTTGACCTTGGACAAAATGTCCAATGGACAAGCCACCGTTTGGTATTACATTTGCCGAGATCCAGTAATCCGCGTTTACACCTAAGCGCGACTTTGTCACGCCCAAAGCATGTTAAAAATCAAGGAAATCCGTGGGCCCGCGTGGCTCTCAGCGGCCGCTTTGACTGCAACCCTCGCAGGTTGCAGCAAGGCCGTCGTCCTCAACCCAGCTGGCGATGTCGCCAAGCAGCAAGGCGACCTGGTCATTACGGCCACTTTGCTGATGTTGCTCATCATCGTCCCCGTCATCTTTTTGACGCTGCTGTTTGCCTGGAAATACCGCCAGTCCAACACCGAAGCCAAATACGACCCCGAATGGCACCACTCCACTGCACTGGAGCTGGTGATCTGGACGGTTCCCCTGCTCATCATCATCGCTTTGGGCGCCATTACCTGGATCAGCACCCACAAGCTCGACCCCTATCGTCCTCTGGACCGCATCTCCTCCACCAAGGCTCTGGACCCCAACGTCAAGCCCCTGGAGATCCAGGTCGTGTCTCTGGACTGGAAATGGCTGTTCTTCTACCCCGAGCAAGGCATTGCCACCGTCAACGAAGTGGCTGCCCCGGTGGATCGCCCCATTCACTTCAAGCTGACCTCCACCCACACCATGAACGCGTTCTACGTTCCTGATCTGGCCGGCATGATCTACACCATGCCCGGCATGCAGACCGAGCTGAACGCCGTGATCAACAAGCCCGGTGTCTATGGCGGCAAGTCCTCTCACTACAGCGGCGCTGGTTTTGCGGGCATGACCTTCAAGTTCCACGGCCTGGAAAACGAGCAGTTTGATCAGTGGATTGCCAAGGCCAAGACCGAAGGCAAGGCCCTGACACGCGATGCCTATATCGATCTGTCCAAGCCCAGCGAGCGCAACCCCGTTGAACGCTTCGCCAGCGTGGACGAAGGCCTGTACCAGAAGGTCCTCAACCGCTGCGTGGAAGACGGCAAGATGTGCATGAACGAAATGATGGCCATCGACGCTGCCGGCGGCAGGCCTCCTGCACACCACAGCAAGACCTCCAGCGTGACCCTGCCCCTGGATGTCTGCACTTCCCAAGACGCTGAGCGCGTTGTCGCCCTGCTCGACGAAGTCGCCGCCTCCGGAGCTGTCGCACAGCAATAAGTAGTTCACGGTGCGGATGCGCTCACCGCTCAGCCGCTCCAATACGACAAAAGAGACTCAACATGTCTGAAACAACAACCCCGGCCTCCCACTGGCTGTTGGGCCGTATCACATGGGACCAGATTCCCATGACGCATGAGCCCATCGTGCTCTTGACCTTTATTGCCGTGGTGCTTGGCGGCCTCGTCGTGGTCGGCGGCATCACCAAGTTCCGCCTCTGGGCTCCGCTGTGGAACGACTGGATCACCTCCATCGACCACAAGAAGATCGGCATCATGTACATGATCCTCGGTCTGGTCATGTTCCTGCGCGGCTTTGCCGATGCCGTGATGATGCGTCTGCAGCAGTCCATGGCCTTCGGCGACAACATGGGCTACCTGCCTCCTCACCACTACGACCAGATCTTCACGGCCCATGGCGTGATCATGATCTTCTTCGTGGCGATGCCCTTCGTGACCGGCCTGATGAACTACCTGGTTCCTCTGCAGATCGGCGCACGTGACGTGTCCTTCCCGTTCCTGAACAACTTCAGCTTCTGGATGACCACCGGCGGCGCCGTGCTGGTGATGATCTCCCTGTTCCTGGGCGAGTTCTCCACCTCCGGCTGGCTGGCCCTGTCCAATCTGGGGCACCAGAATCCTGGAACGGGTCTGGATTACTACATCTGGGGCCTGCAGGTCGCCGGTGTGGGCACGACCTTGTCAGGTATCAACCTGATCGTGACCATCATCAAGATGCGCGCCCCCGGCATGAACCTGATGAAGATGCCCGTCTTCACCTGGACTGCCCTGTGCACCAACGCCCTGATCGTGGCTTCCTTCCCCGTGCTGACCGCAGCCCTGGTGCTGATGTCGCTGGACCGCTACGTCGGCACCAACTTCTTCACGAACGAGCTGGGCGGCAACCCCATGCTGTACGTGAACCTGATCTGGATCTGGGGCCACCCCGAGGTCTACATCTTGATCCTGCCCTGCTTCGGCGTGTTCTCCGAAATCGTGGCAACGTTCAGCCGCAAGCGCCTGTTCGGCTACACCTCGATGGTCTACGCCACCGTGTGTATCACCATCCTGTCCTACCTGGTGTGGCTGCACCACTTCTTCACCATGGGCTCGGGTGCCAGCGTGAATACCTTCTTCGGTATCACCACGATGATCATCTCCATCCCCACGGGCGCGAAGATCTTCAACTGGCTGTTCACCATGTACCGCGGTCGCATCCGCTTCTCGGTGCCCATGCTGTGGACGGTGGGCTTCATGGTCACCTTCGCCATTGGCGGCATGACCGGCGTGCTGCTGGCCGTGCCTCCCGCAGACTTCGTGCTGCACAACTCGCTGTTCCTGATCGCCCACTTCCACAACGTGATCATCGGCGGCGTGGTGTTTGCCGTGTTTGCCGGCATCAACTACTGGTTCCCCAAGGCTTTCGGCTTCCGACTCAACGAGTTCTGGGGCAAGGCTTCGTTCTGGTTCTGGCTGGTCGGCTTCTGGGTTGCCTTCACTCCCCTGTACATCCTGGGTCTGATGGGCGTGACTCGCCGCGCCAACCACTTCGACGATCCCTCGCTGCAGATCTGGTTCATCATCGCTGCCTGCGGTGCTGCCCTGATCGCTGCCGGTATCGGCTGCTTCTTCATCCAGCTGGCCGTGTCCATCTGGAAGCGCGACGAACTGCGTGACGTGACCGGCGACCCATGGGAAGGCCGCACCCTGGAATGGGCCACTTCCTCGCCCCCTCCCCAGTACAACTTCGCCTTCACCCCCGTGGTGCACGACATCGACGCCTGGACCGACATGAAGAAGCACGGCTATCAGCGTCCGCTGAGCGGCTTCGAGCCCATCCACATGCCCGCCAATACCGGCGCCGGCGTGGTGATTGCCGGCCTGTCCACCGTTCTGGGCTTTGCTCTGATCTGGCACATGTGGCCTCTGGCGATCGCCTCGTTCGCCGCGACCATCCTGGCCTCGATCATTCATACCTTCAACTACAAGCGTGACTACTACATCCCTGCGGCCGAAGTGGCCACATCGGAAGAAGCACGTACCAAGCAGCTTGCAGCAGCCCATGTCTAATACACATATCAACGCTGGCGGCGCAGCCGCCCTGGCTACTCGCGAGTACCACCTCGCGCACGAGCCTCATCCGGAAAACGGCACCTCGCTGGGCTTCTGGCTCTACCTGATGAGCGACTGCCTGATCTTTGCCGCACTGTTCGCCACCTATGGCGTGCTGGGCCGCAGCTATGCAGGCGGCCCCTCGGGCAAGGACCTGTTCGATCTGTCGCTGGTCGCGGTCAACACGGCCTTCCTGCTGATGTCGTCCATCACCTTCGGCTTTGCCATGCTGCAAAAGCAAAAGAAGAACGTGAACGGCACGCTGCTGTGGCTGGCCGTCACCGGTCTGCTGGGCGCAGCCTTCCTGGCCGTGGAACTCTATGAGTTCCACCACCTGATCCATCAAGGTGCAACGCCTCAGAGCAGCGCCTTCCTGTCGTCCTTCTTCACGCTGGTGGGCACCCACGGTATCCACGTGACCTTCGGTCTGGTCTGGCTGATCACCCTGATGATCCAGATCAAGAAGCACGGCCTGATCAACGAGAACGTGCGCCGTATCAACTGCCTGTCCATGTTCTGGCACTTCTTGGACGTGGTCTGGATCGGTGTGTTCACCTTTGTGTATCTGATGGGGGTGCTGTAAATGAGCGCACACGATATCCACGCCGGTCATGACGATCACCACGATCACGACGACCTGCACGTCACCATGGGCGACTATGTGAAGGGTTTCATCCTGGCCGTCATCCTGACTGCCATCCCCTTCTACCTGGTCATGAACAACATCATCACCGACCGCTCCACGGCTGTGGCCGTGCTGGGTCTGTTTGCGGTGATCCAGGTGCTCGTGCACATGGTGTACTTCCTGCACATGAACGGCAAGATCCAGGGCGGCTGGACCATGCTGTCCACCATCTTCACGGTGATCTTCCTGGCGATTGCGATCTCCGGCACGCTTTGGGTCATGTTCCACATGAACACCAACATGATGCCCGGTCATGAAATGCACCAGGCCGCAGGCCATGCAGATCACGAAGGTCACACGGCTCCCGCTGCTGTCACACCTTGACTGACCTCATGAAGAACCAGAGCGCTGCACGGCAGCGCTCTCCCTTCGCCAAGGCGATGCTCGCGTTTGTGGGCATCGCCTTGTTTTTAGGGTTCATGGCTCTGGGCACCTGGCAGGTGCAGCGCCGCGCCTGGAAGCTCGATCTCATCGAGCGCGTGGAGCAGCGCGTGCACAGCGCCCCCGTGGCGTTGCCCGAGCCCGGTCAATGGCCGCAGATCAATGCGGCCAGCCACGAGTACCTGCCCGTCAAGGCGCAAGGCCGATGGCTGGACAAGCAAAGCGTGCTGGCCAAGGCATTGACCGAAGCCGGTGCGGGCTTCTGGCTCATGACGCCGCTGCAGCTGAGCGATGGCACGCAGGTTCTGGTCAACCGCGGCTTCACGCCCGAGAAACTGCGCAGCCAGTGGCTCAAGCAGATTGCCGAAGCCGGGCCATCGGCCGAGACCGTCACCGTCATCGGCCTGATGCGCATGAGCGAGCCCGGCGGCGGCTTTCTGCGCAAGAACGATCCCGCCAACGCCCAGTGGTACTCGCGCGATGTCGCCGCCATTGCCCAGGCCCAGGGCCTGAGCAGGCCCGCCCCCTACTTCATAGACCAGGGCGTGCCCGCCAGCAACCCGGCCTATGCAAAGGCAGAGGCCGACAGCGAAGTCCTGCGCCCCGGCATGACAGTCATCCGGTTCCCGAACAGTCATCTGGTCTATGCGCTTACCTGGTATGGGCTGGCAGCCATGGTGCTGGGAGCGGCCTGGCTGGTGCGCCGGCACGACAAGGCGGTTGCCGCAAACTGATGCCTCCCTCTGAAAGCGCTCCCCGGAGCGCTTTTTTTTGCTCCCTGCGGGCTGCTCCTACATCACGAATGCATAGCCCCAGAGGCGTCCGAGGCAGGCCTGCTCGGTGACAATTGCGCGGTGAGCCAAATTTCCGATTCCCTGTTTCGCGTACAGCGCCTGACCGAGCGGCAGAACATGCAGCTGCTGATTCAGCTGCGCTGGATTGCCGTGGTCGGCCAGGTCGTCACCATCTCGCTGGTGCACTACGGCTTTCAGATTGCACTGCCCCTGCTGCCCATGGCGCTGGTGCTGGTGGCCCTGGTCGCCACCAACCTGGCCTACATCTACTGGAGCCAGGGCCTGCACCGCCCCGTGACCTCGCGCAGCGTCTTCTATGCGCTGCTGGCCGATGTGCTGGCCCTGACCATTCAGCTGTACCTGAGCGGCGGCGCCAGCAACCCCTTCATCTATCTGTATCTGCTGCAGGGCATTCTGAGTGCCGTGCTGCTGCCCGCTCATTACACCTGGTGCGTGGTCGCGGCCTCCTTTGTCGGCGTCCTGGGCCTGACCCTGTTTCACCAGCCCCTGCATGTGCAGTTCGCCACTCAGGAAGGCTTGCCCAGCCTCTACGTCGTGGGCGTGCTCATCAGCTTTGCGTTGACCAGCATCCTGACCATCGTCTTTCTGACCCGCATCGTCGAGAACACGCGCCGCCGCGACAAGCGCATCTCCAATATGCGCCAGCGCGCCAGCGAGGAGGAACATATCGTGCGCCTGGGCCTGCTGGCCACCGGCGCGGCACACGAGCTGGGCACGCCCATGGCCACCATGTCCGTGATCCTGGGCGACTGGCAGCATATGCCGGCCCTCATGCAGGACGAGGACCTGCGCGAGGACCTGCAGGAAATGCAGCGCCAGCTGCTGCGCTGCAAGTCCATCGTCTCGGGCGTGCTGCTGTCTGCCGGCGAGACCCGGGCCGAAGGCACGGAAAGCACCACCTTCGCCAGCTTTGTGCAAGGCGTGGTCAGCCACTGGCAGGCGCATAACAGCCTGCAGCACTTTGCGCTGCACCAGCAGGGCGTGAAGGACTTCGCCATGCTCTCGGATACTGCATTGCAGCAAATGATTTGCAATTTGCTGGACAATGCCCTCGAAGCCTCGCCCGGCTGGGTGGAGCTGACCCTGAGCAGCGATCAAGACCAGATACGCATCCAGGTGCGCGACCACGGCCCGGGCTTCGATGCCACCGTGCTGCAGCAACTGGGCCAGTGCCATGTCTCCACCAAGCAGGAGCGCCCCGGTCGCGGCCTGGGCCTGTTTCTGGTGACCAACGTGGCCCGCGCCCTGGGCGGCCGCGTTCATGCCGGCAATCTGCCGGCTCAGCAAGGCGGTGGCGCTCTGGTGGAGGTCAGCCTGCCCCAGTCCGCTCTCGCGATTTAAGACATTGTGGTTTGCATGGTAGAAGACCGTTTACTGCTGCTGGTTGAAGATGACGCGGCATTTGCACGCACGCTCAAGCGCTCGTTCGAGCGCCGGGGCTACCGCGTGCTGCATGCCACCAGCGGCGAGGAAGTGCAGCAGATGCTGACCCAGCACCGGCCGCAATATGCGGTCATGGACCTGAAGCTGGCCGGCAATGCATCGGGCCTGAACTGCGTGCAGATGCTGCATCTGCACAACCCCGATGCGCTCATCGTCGTTCTCACCGGCTACGCCAGCATTGCCACGGCCGTGGAAGCCGTCAAGCTCGGCGCCTGCCACTACCTGGCCAAGCCCTCGAATACCGACGATATCGAAGCCGCCTTCGGGCGGGTCGAGGGGCGCACCGACGTGGAGGTCAGCAGCCAGACCACCTCCATCAAGACGCTGGAATGGGAGCATATTCACGAGACCCTGGCCGAGTCCGGCTTCAATATCTCCGAGGCCGCACGCCGCCTGGGCATGCACCGGCGCACCCTGGCGCGCAAGCTGGAAAAACGCCAGGTCAAGTGACTGGCGTCAGACTCAAGCATCAATATTGATAGCTTATACCGCTTATCAGTATTGACTTTCAAATACAAAAGTATCTTAAATCGTTATGCAGCAAGCGATAGCAGCTCCTTTTTTCATTGGTTTCATCGCCTCGCCCCAGCGCACAGGCAGGTGCCCATGAAGCAGCAGCCACAGCGGCAACCCCGACTCATAGGAGCCATCGGCCTCGGCCTGCTGGCTCTGTCCTATGCAACTGCCCTGCCCTGGCTGGTGCGCGGCGAAGCCGTGGACCTGGTGCCTTTTCTCTGCGCCCTGGCCTTTGGCTGCTGCCTGATCCGCCCTGCCACGCTCGCCTTCGAGCGCGCATCCAAGCATGCCAAGGCCCTGGCCGTGGCGCTTGTGGCCCTGCTTGCCGCCGCCATCGCGACTGCCGTGGCCGGCGGCCATGTTCAAAGCTGGC
This window of the Comamonas testosteroni genome carries:
- a CDS encoding LysR family transcriptional regulator, which produces MNLQQIETFVRVAEVGSFSKAAVLLDTAQPALSRQVRALETELRETLLIRTGRGVTLTDAGRRLLEHGHAIMQRVAMAKEDLGSQRDEPVGRITVGLPPSLARRLTLPLIDGFSREMPKARLAVVEGFSMNISEWLTSGRMDLGLVYTPEPHPQIEVSPVLEERLCLIGPASTLAGRTSIPFEHLAEFPLIMPQHGQIFRKLMEAQATLSQVKLNVVWEVSSVPAILDLVRGGYGYAALTDSAMHSHATDAALVEVPIKSPHIVSTLCLVQPAKKKSTPLMRRTAELLRRLSMQVCSVESGHI
- a CDS encoding Bug family tripartite tricarboxylate transporter substrate binding protein, with translation MTHQLNMSRRQAAFALGAIAAAVAAPSFAQSDKWPTKSSRIINPFPVGGGPDGISRLVADKLGRAWGQPVVVENRPGGNGFIAINEFKRGATDGTDMIQLDNVHIAAYPHLFKKLPYDLNKDFDILMPLFRNYFFVCVPVNSPYKTIGDLIADAKAHPGKLNYGSWSVGNPVHLGSALLENQTGTKMEHVIYKETSQLYQGVANGELTFALGSLGTAGPLVRGGKLRFLAVAAPSRIAGFENVPTVSESGGPKDFAAIGWNALAVRPGTPAAVVEKIRTDVRQALTGQDVKEKFAAFGYESFNPTPAEFKAFMASESKRFGEVIKKAGLALD
- a CDS encoding MFS transporter yields the protein MTSMNPSIGLTQQDYENSETLAYADTDEDVTPGEIAVGVIIGRSSEYFDFFVFGIACVLVFPSLLFPYMSKLDGTLAAFAIFSLAFVARPVGTALSMAVQRRWGRATKLTLALLLLGVCTVGMTFLPSFETAGMKAVWALVMLRIGQGLALGGSWDGLPSLLAMSAPQNKRGWYSMIGQLGAPLGFIIAAALFAFLYSSLTADEFMSYGWRYPFCVAFAINVVALFARLRLVVGQSYAQLLQERELEPISVSSLMTNEGRNVMIGAFAALASFALFHLVTVFPLSWISMYSNQSVTEVLVVQIIGALLAGAAMILSGWLADRVGRRNTLGTMACLIGIFSFLAPWLLGSGSTGNNVFILVGFVLLGLSYGQASGTVTSNFSSRYRYTGAALSTDMAWLIGAAFAPLVALGVSAKFGLVALGIYLLSGALCTLAALGINRAIEARDQ
- the cyoA gene encoding ubiquinol oxidase subunit II — translated: MLKIKEIRGPAWLSAAALTATLAGCSKAVVLNPAGDVAKQQGDLVITATLLMLLIIVPVIFLTLLFAWKYRQSNTEAKYDPEWHHSTALELVIWTVPLLIIIALGAITWISTHKLDPYRPLDRISSTKALDPNVKPLEIQVVSLDWKWLFFYPEQGIATVNEVAAPVDRPIHFKLTSTHTMNAFYVPDLAGMIYTMPGMQTELNAVINKPGVYGGKSSHYSGAGFAGMTFKFHGLENEQFDQWIAKAKTEGKALTRDAYIDLSKPSERNPVERFASVDEGLYQKVLNRCVEDGKMCMNEMMAIDAAGGRPPAHHSKTSSVTLPLDVCTSQDAERVVALLDEVAASGAVAQQ
- the cyoB gene encoding cytochrome o ubiquinol oxidase subunit I, translated to MSETTTPASHWLLGRITWDQIPMTHEPIVLLTFIAVVLGGLVVVGGITKFRLWAPLWNDWITSIDHKKIGIMYMILGLVMFLRGFADAVMMRLQQSMAFGDNMGYLPPHHYDQIFTAHGVIMIFFVAMPFVTGLMNYLVPLQIGARDVSFPFLNNFSFWMTTGGAVLVMISLFLGEFSTSGWLALSNLGHQNPGTGLDYYIWGLQVAGVGTTLSGINLIVTIIKMRAPGMNLMKMPVFTWTALCTNALIVASFPVLTAALVLMSLDRYVGTNFFTNELGGNPMLYVNLIWIWGHPEVYILILPCFGVFSEIVATFSRKRLFGYTSMVYATVCITILSYLVWLHHFFTMGSGASVNTFFGITTMIISIPTGAKIFNWLFTMYRGRIRFSVPMLWTVGFMVTFAIGGMTGVLLAVPPADFVLHNSLFLIAHFHNVIIGGVVFAVFAGINYWFPKAFGFRLNEFWGKASFWFWLVGFWVAFTPLYILGLMGVTRRANHFDDPSLQIWFIIAACGAALIAAGIGCFFIQLAVSIWKRDELRDVTGDPWEGRTLEWATSSPPPQYNFAFTPVVHDIDAWTDMKKHGYQRPLSGFEPIHMPANTGAGVVIAGLSTVLGFALIWHMWPLAIASFAATILASIIHTFNYKRDYYIPAAEVATSEEARTKQLAAAHV
- the cyoC gene encoding cytochrome o ubiquinol oxidase subunit III, whose translation is MSNTHINAGGAAALATREYHLAHEPHPENGTSLGFWLYLMSDCLIFAALFATYGVLGRSYAGGPSGKDLFDLSLVAVNTAFLLMSSITFGFAMLQKQKKNVNGTLLWLAVTGLLGAAFLAVELYEFHHLIHQGATPQSSAFLSSFFTLVGTHGIHVTFGLVWLITLMIQIKKHGLINENVRRINCLSMFWHFLDVVWIGVFTFVYLMGVL
- the cyoD gene encoding cytochrome o ubiquinol oxidase subunit IV is translated as MSAHDIHAGHDDHHDHDDLHVTMGDYVKGFILAVILTAIPFYLVMNNIITDRSTAVAVLGLFAVIQVLVHMVYFLHMNGKIQGGWTMLSTIFTVIFLAIAISGTLWVMFHMNTNMMPGHEMHQAAGHADHEGHTAPAAVTP
- a CDS encoding SURF1 family protein; the encoded protein is MKNQSAARQRSPFAKAMLAFVGIALFLGFMALGTWQVQRRAWKLDLIERVEQRVHSAPVALPEPGQWPQINAASHEYLPVKAQGRWLDKQSVLAKALTEAGAGFWLMTPLQLSDGTQVLVNRGFTPEKLRSQWLKQIAEAGPSAETVTVIGLMRMSEPGGGFLRKNDPANAQWYSRDVAAIAQAQGLSRPAPYFIDQGVPASNPAYAKAEADSEVLRPGMTVIRFPNSHLVYALTWYGLAAMVLGAAWLVRRHDKAVAAN
- a CDS encoding ATP-binding protein, giving the protein MSQISDSLFRVQRLTERQNMQLLIQLRWIAVVGQVVTISLVHYGFQIALPLLPMALVLVALVATNLAYIYWSQGLHRPVTSRSVFYALLADVLALTIQLYLSGGASNPFIYLYLLQGILSAVLLPAHYTWCVVAASFVGVLGLTLFHQPLHVQFATQEGLPSLYVVGVLISFALTSILTIVFLTRIVENTRRRDKRISNMRQRASEEEHIVRLGLLATGAAHELGTPMATMSVILGDWQHMPALMQDEDLREDLQEMQRQLLRCKSIVSGVLLSAGETRAEGTESTTFASFVQGVVSHWQAHNSLQHFALHQQGVKDFAMLSDTALQQMICNLLDNALEASPGWVELTLSSDQDQIRIQVRDHGPGFDATVLQQLGQCHVSTKQERPGRGLGLFLVTNVARALGGRVHAGNLPAQQGGGALVEVSLPQSALAI
- a CDS encoding response regulator transcription factor, producing MVEDRLLLLVEDDAAFARTLKRSFERRGYRVLHATSGEEVQQMLTQHRPQYAVMDLKLAGNASGLNCVQMLHLHNPDALIVVLTGYASIATAVEAVKLGACHYLAKPSNTDDIEAAFGRVEGRTDVEVSSQTTSIKTLEWEHIHETLAESGFNISEAARRLGMHRRTLARKLEKRQVK
- a CDS encoding polymerase — protein: MKQQPQRQPRLIGAIGLGLLALSYATALPWLVRGEAVDLVPFLCALAFGCCLIRPATLAFERASKHAKALAVALVALLAAAIATAVAGGHVQSWLAHLRTMPMWQVNHLFFLFFALLPLSKGIIVAALNFISQAARGMVDKP